Proteins found in one Hevea brasiliensis isolate MT/VB/25A 57/8 chromosome 18, ASM3005281v1, whole genome shotgun sequence genomic segment:
- the LOC110653708 gene encoding loganic acid O-methyltransferase translates to MEALVRETVLKNDVEGPIRAIGGLGANSYFKNSVYQRRAANVTKDIIDEVITKKLDVKSLSSASNRTICLADFGCAVGPNTFTSLQSLIDIVKKKYLSQFPNEPMPEFQVFFNDQPSNDFNTLFRSLPPDREYFAAGVPGSFHGRVFPKSSLHVVQSNYALHWLSKVPESLVDKNSPAWNKGKIHYAGASDEVLKAYRERWAEDLNNFLNARAEEIVPGGMLIVIMPSIPDGMPYSELANGILYSSFESTLLDMSKRGIISEDQVDAFNLPIYAAPPGEFAAVVEKNGCFDIEAIGLTNPAPWLTDDVHVDMKEYVRHIRAPMEGMFTKHFPNEIVDEMFEQLLVNKLPKVFDKMERAYKDKIQSYYVLQRK, encoded by the exons ATGGAAGCATTGGTGAGAGAAACAGTACTGAAAAACGATGTGGAAGGACCCATCCGAGCGATCGGAGGATTAGGAGCCAACAGCTACTTCAAAAACTCAGTCTACCAG AGAAGAGCTGCAAATGTCACAAAGGATATAATAGATGAAGTAATCACCAAGAAGCTAGATGTGAAATCCCTCTCATCTGCTTCCAATAGAACAATTTGTCTTGCTGATTTTGGATGCGCAGTTGGTCCAAATACATTTACTTCTTTGCAATCTCTAATAGATATAGTTAAAAAGAAATATCTATCCCAATTCCCTAATGAACCCATGCCTGAATTTCAAGTGTTCTTTAATGATCAACCCTCAAATGATTTCAATACCCTCTTCAGGTCTCTCCCACCTGACAGGGAATACTTTGCAGCCGGGGTGCCGGGTTCTTTTCATGGCCGAGTATTCCCTAAATCTTCCCTCCATGTTGTGCAATCCAATTATGCACTCCATTGGCTCTCTAAGGTACCAGAAAGTTTGGTAGACAAGAACTCTCCTGCGTGGAACAAAGGGAAGATTCACTATGCAGGCGCCTCTGATGAGGTACTTAAAGCATATAGAGAAAGATGGGCTGAAGACCTAAATAATTTCCTGAACGCAAGAGCTGAAGAGATAGTGCCTGGAGGGATGCTTATAGTTATCATGCCAAGTATTCCTGATGGAATGCCTTATTCTGAACTTGCAAATGGCATATTGTACAGTAGTTTCGAATCAACCCTCCTTGATATGTCGAAAAGG GGAATAATAAGTGAAGACCAAGTGGATGCCTTCAACTTGCCAATATATGCTGCTCCTCCAGGAGAATTTGCTGCCGTGGTGGAAAAGAATGGGTGTTTCGACATTGAAGCGATAGGACTAACAAATCCAGCTCCTTGGCTAACAGATGACGTGCACGTTGATATGAAAGAATATGTGAGGCACATTAGGGCTCCAATGGAAGGAATGTTCACCAAACACTTCCCAAATGAAATTGTGGATGAAATGTTCGAGCAGTTACTGGTAAATAAACTTCCGAAGGTCTTCGACAAAATGGAAAGAGCTTACAAGGACAAAATTCAATCTTACTACGTCCTTCAACGTAAATGA